The genomic stretch ATCTCGTTCACCGCCGCAATCTTTCGATCGATTTCCGCCTGTCGCGCCTTATCCGTGCGCTCTTCCCGCTCACGCGCCATTTCGTCGACCAGGTCCGTGATTGACCGACCCTCGCGCCGCGCGAGGCTGCGAAGTCGCTCGGCGACATCGGCTTTCCGGATTTGCACGGGCGCGTTCATGACGGAGAGAACTTTATCATGACCGAGGGCTCCAGCCAATCCGCGCCTTGACTTCGCCCGGTTGCGGCGCGACCTAGCCGCCTCGCTTTCAAGGTCGTCTTCTCATGTCCGTCAAGGTCCGTTTCGCCCCGTCCCCCACGGGTAAGCTGCACGTCGGCAATGTCCGCACCGCCCTGGTGAACTGGCTGTTCGCAAAGGGGCAGGGCGGATCGTTCGTGCTGCGGATCGACGACACCGACCTGGCCCGTTCCACGCCCGAGTTCGAACAGGGGATCGAGGACGATCTGGCCTGGCTGGGTCTGACTTGGGACGAGCGTTACAACCAGTCCAAGCGCTTTGATCGCTATGAGGAGGCCGCCGCCAAGCTGAAGGCGTCGGGCCGGCTGTATCCCGCCTATGAGACCGCCGACGAACTGGACCGCCGGCGCAAGGTCCAGCTGTCGCGCGGCCTGCCGCCGATCTACGATCGGGCCGCCCTGGAACTGACCGAGGACCAGAAGGCCGCCTATGAGGCCGAGGGCCGCCGTCCACACTGGCGTTTCAAGCTGGAAGGCAAGCGGGTCGCCTGGGAAGACCTGGCGCGCGGCCATGCCGAGGTCGACACCGCCTCCATGTCGGACCCGGTGCTGATCCGCGAGGACGGCCTGTTTCTCTACACCCTGCCATCGGTGGTCGACGACATCGACATGGCCATCACCCACGTCATCCGGGGTGAGGATCACGTCACCAACACCGGCGCCCAGAT from Brevundimonas sp. SL130 encodes the following:
- a CDS encoding type II toxin-antitoxin system VapB family antitoxin — protein: MNAPVQIRKADVAERLRSLARREGRSITDLVDEMAREREERTDKARQAEIDRKIAAVNEIVREFNALPILGPPLTDDDLYDEDGLPK